Proteins from a genomic interval of Candidatus Acetothermia bacterium:
- a CDS encoding PucR family transcriptional regulator ligand-binding domain-containing protein yields the protein MLTLREGLQLAEPLRRARVLAGEGGLDRVVESVNVMEVPDILEWVRPGELLVTTLYPLRDNPEALAELVPQLAAKGLVGLAITPGSYVDRIPPEMIEVADRLDFPLIELPPKVSFIDIIQPLTSRILHIQASELRQSESLLRRFLDLVLRGGSFAEIARLIAEAVGHPVAVIDRFRRVLGQSAPFGEGEILVRDPSGDLYLREDLPPAAPAELGWEGAEVWEVAGPRGRQTIVAHPIHASTMALGYILVGGALSPSVPYAVRVALDHGATVAALKMMELRALSQVEQQFQHEVLEALLAPGAGARAVNLARQMGLSLDPPFYVVVAAPDLPLGEVLAHGEDRSRSAIDTSLHLARRYVRTLNPRAVFWRLGTRLVALFPVGGLRTDRAAIAQALREVCQRVGTENPPHSVSMGVGPLTTTVEGFAEGYRAAMQSLELGRLVQPKGKGTVTCYEELGLFRLLSGVQSREDLASFCRESLGPVLRAKRSAALLGTLRAYLEHGQNLRQTAHALGIHYNTARYRLRRLQELLGPALEDPSTRLALEISLHLLPLAFPEVVTK from the coding sequence ATGCTCACGCTCCGCGAAGGTCTCCAACTCGCCGAACCCCTGCGCCGGGCGAGGGTCCTCGCCGGCGAGGGGGGTCTGGACCGGGTCGTGGAGTCGGTGAACGTGATGGAGGTGCCGGACATCCTGGAGTGGGTCCGTCCCGGCGAGCTCCTCGTCACCACGCTGTACCCCCTGCGGGACAACCCCGAAGCGCTGGCGGAGCTCGTCCCCCAGCTGGCCGCCAAGGGCCTGGTGGGCCTTGCCATCACCCCCGGAAGCTACGTGGATCGCATTCCCCCCGAGATGATCGAGGTTGCGGACCGCCTTGACTTCCCCCTCATCGAGCTGCCCCCCAAGGTCTCGTTCATCGACATCATCCAGCCCCTCACGAGCCGCATCCTCCACATCCAGGCGAGTGAGCTGCGGCAGTCGGAGTCCCTTCTGCGCCGGTTCCTGGACCTCGTGCTGCGTGGGGGGAGCTTCGCGGAGATCGCCCGCCTCATCGCGGAGGCCGTGGGTCACCCCGTGGCGGTGATCGACCGGTTTCGGCGCGTGCTTGGGCAGAGCGCCCCGTTTGGGGAGGGGGAGATCCTCGTGCGCGACCCGTCGGGGGACCTGTACTTGCGGGAGGATCTCCCCCCTGCGGCACCGGCGGAGCTGGGGTGGGAGGGGGCGGAGGTGTGGGAGGTCGCTGGGCCCCGGGGGAGGCAGACCATCGTGGCCCATCCGATCCACGCCAGCACGATGGCCCTTGGCTACATCCTGGTGGGAGGGGCCCTTTCCCCCTCGGTCCCCTACGCCGTGCGGGTGGCCCTGGACCATGGGGCCACCGTGGCGGCCCTCAAGATGATGGAGCTGCGGGCCCTGAGCCAGGTGGAGCAGCAGTTCCAACACGAGGTCCTCGAGGCGCTGCTTGCCCCGGGGGCCGGGGCCCGGGCCGTGAACCTGGCGCGCCAGATGGGCCTCTCCCTGGACCCGCCGTTCTACGTGGTGGTGGCCGCCCCGGACCTTCCCCTGGGAGAGGTGCTCGCGCACGGGGAGGACCGCAGCCGGAGCGCGATTGACACGAGTCTGCACCTGGCGCGCCGGTACGTCCGCACCCTGAACCCCAGGGCCGTGTTCTGGCGCCTGGGGACGCGGCTGGTGGCCTTGTTCCCGGTGGGCGGGCTCCGCACCGACCGGGCGGCGATCGCGCAGGCCCTGCGGGAGGTATGCCAGCGCGTGGGGACCGAGAACCCTCCCCACTCCGTGTCCATGGGGGTAGGACCGTTGACCACGACGGTGGAGGGGTTCGCCGAAGGCTACCGGGCTGCGATGCAAAGCCTCGAGCTGGGGAGGCTCGTCCAGCCGAAGGGGAAGGGGACGGTGACTTGCTACGAGGAGCTGGGCCTGTTCCGCCTCCTGTCCGGGGTGCAGTCCCGGGAGGACCTGGCCAGCTTCTGTCGGGAGTCCCTGGGGCCGGTTCTGCGCGCGAAGCGGTCCGCTGCCCTTTTGGGCACTCTGCGCGCGTACCTCGAACATGGGCAGAACCTCCGCCAGACCGCCCACGCCCTGGGCATCCACTACAACACCGCCCGGTACCGGCTGCGCCGCCTCCAGGAGCTCCTCGGCCCCGCCCTTGAAGATCCTTCCACCCGCCTCGCCCTCGAGATCTCCCTCCACCTGCTCCCCCTGGCCTTCCCCGAGGTTGTCACTAAGTGA
- a CDS encoding NTP transferase domain-containing protein yields the protein MDDSLDVVVLAAGKGTRMRSRRPKVLHPLAGLPLLEHVLRAAFSLCPRRVVVVVGHGADEVREAFSARGVRFVDQGEPRGTGHAVLSAQAEVSAQRFLVLPGDVPLVPPEALRALLRCHRERRATVSLLTASPPDPGPYGRVVRTEDGRPVRVVEAADASPAELSVGEVNSGIWCLENVPDLWRALAALSTANAKGELYLTDLVAHFAPAGRAAALRWPCPDDLRARTRSSSPGPTSWAGPRSGGSARSARGRSSGPTLPSSPRSTSGRARWWAATARECRTTLAGTPCSARSSKHVWRSGRRRSESAAGRVAMSRISASCSG from the coding sequence ATGGACGACTCGCTCGATGTCGTGGTCCTGGCGGCGGGGAAGGGGACGCGGATGCGCTCCCGCCGCCCCAAGGTCCTCCACCCCCTGGCCGGGCTCCCCCTCCTGGAACACGTCCTGCGCGCGGCGTTCTCCCTCTGCCCCCGGCGCGTGGTGGTCGTCGTCGGCCACGGGGCAGACGAGGTGCGGGAGGCGTTCTCCGCGCGGGGAGTGAGGTTCGTGGACCAGGGAGAGCCCCGCGGCACCGGCCACGCAGTCCTCTCCGCCCAGGCGGAGGTGAGCGCCCAGAGGTTCCTCGTCCTCCCGGGGGACGTCCCCCTTGTCCCCCCGGAGGCCCTGCGGGCGCTCCTCCGCTGCCACCGGGAGCGGCGAGCCACGGTCTCGCTCCTCACGGCGAGTCCCCCTGACCCGGGCCCGTACGGCCGAGTGGTCCGCACGGAGGACGGAAGGCCCGTGCGGGTCGTCGAGGCCGCGGATGCAAGCCCGGCGGAGCTTTCGGTCGGGGAGGTGAACTCCGGGATCTGGTGCCTGGAGAACGTCCCGGACCTGTGGCGGGCGCTGGCCGCCCTGTCCACCGCCAACGCCAAGGGCGAGCTCTACCTCACCGACCTCGTGGCCCACTTCGCCCCGGCCGGGAGGGCCGCGGCCCTCCGTTGGCCCTGCCCCGACGACCTGCGGGCGAGGACACGGTCCTCCTCCCCGGGACCCACCTCCTGGGCCGGACCGCGCTCGGGCGGGAGTGCACGGTCGGCCCGGGGGCGTTCATCGGGACCAACGCTTCCCTCGTCGCCCCGATCCACATCGGGGAGGGCGAGGTGGTGGGCAGCCACGGCCAGGGAATGCCGGACCACGCTCGCGGGCACACCGTGTTCGGCCAGAAGCTCCAAGCATGTGTGGAGATCCGGCAGGCGCAGATCCGAAAGCGCGGCGGGCAGGGTGGCCATGTCCCGGATCTCGGCGTCGTGCAGCGGATGA
- a CDS encoding HAD family hydrolase translates to MNGSRTNVVHAVCFDWGGTVMRELPGMVRQALARVHLDRYLDVVVTARDLGAAKPDPAFFHAVLARLNCPPAEAAMVGDG, encoded by the coding sequence TTGAACGGATCGCGAACAAACGTCGTCCACGCGGTGTGCTTCGACTGGGGGGGCACGGTGATGCGGGAACTCCCAGGGATGGTTCGCCAGGCCCTGGCCCGCGTTCATCTGGACCGCTACCTCGACGTTGTGGTCACCGCCCGCGACCTCGGGGCAGCGAAGCCCGACCCCGCGTTCTTCCACGCCGTGCTCGCGCGGCTCAACTGCCCTCCGGCCGAGGCGGCAATGGTCGGTGACGGGTAG
- a CDS encoding nucleoside phosphorylase: MVQPRLPTLGIAPGDLPPYALLPGDPARAARIAARLDGAEEVAKNREFHAYRGTWRGLPVGVVSTGVGAPGAAICVEEAIRAGAKVLIRVGTAGSLQDRVRDGDLVVALGAVRAEGTTPRLLPVEFPALSDPDVAAALWELSGERGLPVHRGVVVTLDAFYRGVLDLGLDTFSRSGALAVEMECAAVFCVAALRGVRAGAILAIDGDARRATLGDYNPHRDTVRQAIDREIGVALEALLKIGGGKEVGKGRRRSSLAHTLKGGPTRRKE, encoded by the coding sequence ATGGTGCAGCCGCGACTCCCAACCCTCGGCATCGCCCCCGGCGACCTTCCCCCGTACGCGCTCCTGCCCGGCGATCCGGCCCGCGCCGCGCGCATCGCGGCGCGGCTGGATGGGGCGGAAGAAGTGGCCAAGAACCGCGAGTTCCACGCCTACCGCGGCACCTGGCGGGGCCTGCCGGTGGGTGTGGTCTCCACCGGGGTCGGCGCCCCCGGGGCGGCGATCTGCGTCGAGGAGGCGATCCGCGCCGGGGCCAAGGTCCTGATCCGGGTGGGGACCGCGGGGTCGCTCCAGGATCGCGTGCGGGATGGTGACCTGGTCGTAGCCCTCGGCGCGGTGCGGGCGGAGGGGACCACGCCGCGGCTCCTGCCCGTGGAGTTCCCGGCCTTGAGCGATCCGGACGTGGCCGCCGCCCTTTGGGAGTTGTCTGGGGAACGCGGCCTTCCTGTCCATCGCGGCGTGGTCGTCACCCTCGACGCGTTCTACCGCGGGGTCCTGGACCTTGGGCTGGACACGTTCTCCCGGAGTGGGGCCCTGGCGGTGGAGATGGAGTGCGCGGCCGTGTTCTGCGTGGCTGCCCTGCGCGGGGTCCGGGCCGGGGCCATTCTCGCCATCGATGGGGACGCCCGCCGGGCCACACTCGGCGACTATAATCCCCATCGGGACACCGTCCGGCAGGCCATCGATCGGGAGATCGGGGTGGCCCTGGAGGCGCTCCTCAAGATCGGTGGGGGGAAGGAGGTGGGAAAGGGGCGTAGGCGATCTTCCCTAGCTCACACCTTGAAAGGAGGACCAACAAGGAGGAAGGAATGA
- a CDS encoding 5'-nucleotidase C-terminal domain-containing protein, whose amino-acid sequence MRKWLLAMLVVVALPTQVTWAEADWTITILHTNDTHSRLENMARQATLIQEIRAQVPEVILLHAGDAFLGTLYFTVHKGAADAWVMDHMDFTAMALGNHEFDEGSATLAKFAEAVGFPLLSANFDFSQDPLLAGEILPYVLVDVAGNRVGIIGLTTEDTAWSSNPGPNIAIGDAFAAARRAVDELTAQGVTVIIALTHLGWDRDLELATSVTGIDIVVGGHSHTLPAGYPAVVERKLVNINTASVDELVALPRIGPTLAQRIVDWRTSRGPFQKIEEIMNVSGIGPATFAAIRDRIAVADVRIPTLVVQAGEHAQHLGRLEVTFDGQGVLTGWNGELIPVAEVPMDPAIEAQLAVFGAPIAALKAQAVGETRVDLDGDKTRVRTRETNLGNLIADAMLWKAKAAGAQIAIQNGGGIRASIPAGEVTLGQVMEVLPFGNYLVVLDVTGAQLLAALENGVSLVEQAKGRFPQVAGIRFTWDPAKAAGERVVSVEVWTEEGWRPINPKGTYRVATNNFLAGGGDGYEVFLEARQVINLGFVDYEVLADYLRAHSPVAPEVEGRIVERR is encoded by the coding sequence ATGAGGAAGTGGTTGTTAGCGATGTTGGTGGTGGTCGCTCTTCCGACCCAGGTCACCTGGGCCGAAGCCGATTGGACGATAACCATCCTTCATACGAACGATACCCATTCGCGGCTGGAGAACATGGCCCGGCAGGCCACACTGATCCAGGAGATTCGGGCGCAGGTCCCGGAGGTGATCCTCCTCCACGCCGGGGACGCGTTCCTGGGGACCCTCTACTTCACCGTGCACAAGGGGGCGGCGGACGCATGGGTCATGGACCACATGGACTTCACCGCCATGGCCCTCGGGAACCACGAGTTCGACGAGGGCTCGGCGACCCTGGCCAAGTTCGCCGAGGCGGTGGGCTTCCCCCTTCTCTCGGCCAACTTCGACTTCTCTCAGGACCCCCTCCTCGCCGGGGAGATCCTGCCCTACGTACTCGTGGACGTGGCCGGGAACCGGGTGGGGATCATCGGGCTCACCACCGAGGACACGGCGTGGAGCTCGAACCCTGGGCCGAACATCGCCATCGGCGACGCGTTCGCCGCCGCCCGGCGGGCGGTGGACGAGCTCACCGCCCAGGGCGTCACCGTGATCATCGCCCTGACCCACCTCGGTTGGGATCGTGACCTGGAGCTCGCCACGTCCGTGACCGGGATCGACATCGTCGTGGGCGGACACTCCCATACACTCCCTGCCGGGTACCCGGCGGTGGTGGAGCGCAAGCTCGTGAACATCAACACCGCCAGCGTGGACGAGCTTGTGGCCCTCCCCCGGATTGGCCCCACGTTGGCCCAGCGGATCGTGGATTGGCGTACGTCCCGCGGGCCGTTCCAGAAGATCGAGGAGATCATGAACGTGTCCGGGATCGGTCCCGCCACGTTCGCCGCCATTCGGGATCGGATCGCGGTCGCGGACGTCCGCATCCCCACCCTGGTCGTCCAGGCCGGGGAGCACGCCCAGCACCTCGGTCGGTTGGAGGTGACGTTCGACGGGCAAGGGGTCCTGACCGGTTGGAACGGGGAGCTCATCCCGGTGGCCGAGGTACCCATGGACCCGGCGATCGAGGCCCAGCTCGCCGTGTTTGGCGCCCCCATCGCCGCCCTCAAGGCACAGGCCGTGGGGGAGACGCGGGTCGACCTGGACGGAGATAAGACCCGGGTGCGCACCCGGGAGACGAACCTCGGGAACCTCATTGCCGACGCGATGTTGTGGAAGGCGAAGGCTGCCGGGGCCCAGATCGCCATCCAGAACGGGGGTGGGATCCGGGCCTCCATCCCCGCCGGCGAGGTCACCCTGGGCCAGGTCATGGAGGTCCTCCCATTCGGGAACTACCTTGTGGTCCTCGACGTCACCGGGGCCCAGCTCCTCGCCGCCCTGGAGAACGGGGTGAGCCTGGTGGAGCAGGCCAAGGGGCGGTTCCCCCAGGTGGCCGGGATCCGGTTCACCTGGGATCCGGCCAAGGCCGCCGGGGAGCGCGTCGTGTCCGTGGAGGTGTGGACGGAAGAGGGCTGGCGGCCGATCAACCCCAAGGGCACCTACCGCGTGGCCACCAACAACTTCCTCGCCGGGGGCGGGGACGGCTACGAGGTCTTCCTCGAGGCGCGGCAGGTCATCAACCTCGGGTTCGTGGACTACGAGGTCCTCGCCGACTACCTCCGCGCCCACTCTCCGGTGGCTCCGGAGGTGGAGGGGCGGATCGTGGAGCGGAGGTGA
- a CDS encoding BMP family ABC transporter substrate-binding protein — protein MRKGLLWALLMVLGVAVAFGSIPKIGLILATGGLGDRSFNDQSYWGAERAAKELAAKYGVPVEQVFSYVEPRSIADYEAFQREFARSGEYTIIVCIGFDQAPVLEEVAPDYPNQWFVVIDAVAAVGNVASIVFNDWEEAFLCGVVAGLWTKTGKVGVEGGMDIPLIRRFVQGFTQGAMWANPAITEGDVLVRYVGAWNNPTLGKELALEMYQAGADVVYGAAGKSHLGVFAAAEEKPGVWWAIGTDVDQAWSTPEHADVIIASGLKRVDLAVYTEIMKAVEGTWAPGVISYGMAAEAKLGTGIAVGSEDALPPYVVASASQVAIPAEVVAKAVEAAQGILNGTIVIEHE, from the coding sequence ATGCGCAAGGGTTTGCTGTGGGCGTTGTTGATGGTCCTAGGTGTGGCGGTGGCCTTCGGTAGCATCCCCAAGATCGGGCTGATCCTGGCCACGGGTGGTCTGGGAGACCGGTCGTTCAACGACCAGTCCTACTGGGGCGCCGAGCGGGCGGCCAAGGAGCTGGCGGCCAAGTACGGGGTCCCGGTGGAACAGGTGTTCAGCTACGTGGAACCGCGGTCCATCGCCGACTACGAGGCGTTCCAGCGGGAGTTCGCCCGCTCCGGCGAGTACACGATCATCGTGTGCATCGGGTTTGACCAGGCCCCGGTGCTGGAAGAAGTGGCGCCGGACTATCCGAACCAGTGGTTCGTGGTCATCGATGCCGTGGCCGCGGTCGGCAACGTGGCCTCCATCGTGTTCAACGACTGGGAGGAGGCGTTCCTGTGCGGGGTGGTGGCCGGGCTCTGGACCAAGACCGGCAAGGTCGGGGTGGAGGGCGGGATGGACATCCCCCTCATCCGCCGGTTCGTGCAGGGCTTCACCCAGGGCGCGATGTGGGCCAACCCCGCGATCACGGAGGGAGACGTCCTCGTGCGCTACGTAGGCGCCTGGAACAACCCCACCCTGGGGAAGGAGCTTGCACTTGAGATGTACCAGGCTGGGGCGGACGTGGTCTACGGGGCGGCCGGCAAGTCCCACCTTGGGGTGTTCGCCGCCGCCGAGGAGAAGCCCGGGGTATGGTGGGCCATCGGCACCGACGTGGACCAGGCCTGGTCCACCCCTGAGCACGCCGACGTGATCATCGCCTCGGGCCTGAAGCGGGTGGACCTCGCCGTGTACACGGAGATCATGAAGGCGGTGGAGGGAACCTGGGCCCCCGGCGTCATCAGCTACGGCATGGCCGCGGAGGCCAAACTCGGCACCGGGATCGCCGTGGGCAGCGAGGATGCGCTCCCGCCCTACGTGGTCGCCAGCGCAAGCCAGGTCGCCATCCCCGCTGAGGTCGTGGCCAAGGCGGTCGAGGCCGCTCAGGGGATCCTCAACGGGACGATCGTGATCGAGCACGAGTAG
- a CDS encoding ABC transporter ATP-binding protein: MPGVEETPGGARRISQAVRMEGIVKRFPGVLANAGIDFSLDFGEAHGLLGENGAGKTVLMSILYGLYQPDAGRIFVRGTPTRIGSPAVAIRIGIGMVHQHFMLVPRLTVAENIAVGWEPTRGPLLDRRAMVRRIEALVEQYGLGVDPEARVEELAVGEQQRVEILKALYRGAEVLILDEPTAVLAEQEAEALFAAVRALKEQGKAVVFITHKLDEALAVCDRITVLRKGKNVGTLPASEATETQLAELMVGREVVFQVRPEPVVSEGQPLVAVEGLVATDDRGVEAVRGVSVVVHDHEILGIAGVQGNGQKELVEAICGLRQPQAGHVSVGGRDLTGASPRKLTRAGLVHVPEDRQQRGLILPFTVAENAILGQEYDPRFAIGPWAQARRNIARYAQELVERFSIAAPSVRTSVQALSGGNQQRLILARELGRGPRVVVAVQPTRGLDVAGMEFVWNQLLAMRRQGCAVLLVSMDLDEVMMLSDRIAVMYQGEVVAVVRRGEATKRELGLWMLRGKGEVA, encoded by the coding sequence ATGCCCGGCGTAGAAGAGACGCCAGGCGGAGCCCGGCGCATCTCTCAGGCCGTGCGCATGGAGGGGATCGTGAAGCGGTTCCCCGGCGTTCTGGCCAACGCCGGCATCGACTTTTCCCTGGACTTCGGCGAGGCCCACGGCCTCCTTGGGGAGAACGGGGCCGGCAAAACGGTGCTCATGAGCATCCTGTACGGCCTCTACCAGCCCGATGCGGGGAGGATCTTCGTCCGGGGAACCCCCACCCGCATCGGAAGCCCCGCCGTGGCCATCCGCATCGGCATCGGCATGGTGCACCAGCACTTCATGCTCGTCCCCCGACTCACGGTGGCGGAGAACATCGCCGTGGGCTGGGAGCCCACCCGCGGGCCCCTGCTCGATCGCCGGGCTATGGTCCGCCGGATCGAGGCCTTGGTGGAGCAGTACGGGCTCGGGGTCGACCCCGAGGCCCGGGTGGAGGAGCTTGCGGTAGGGGAGCAACAGCGGGTGGAGATCCTCAAGGCCCTGTACCGCGGAGCAGAGGTGCTGATCCTGGACGAGCCTACCGCCGTGCTCGCCGAGCAGGAGGCAGAGGCGTTGTTCGCCGCCGTGCGTGCGCTCAAGGAGCAGGGGAAGGCGGTGGTGTTCATCACCCACAAGCTCGACGAGGCGCTCGCCGTGTGCGACCGGATCACCGTGCTCAGAAAAGGCAAGAACGTGGGCACCCTTCCGGCGAGCGAGGCCACCGAAACCCAGCTTGCCGAGCTCATGGTCGGCCGGGAGGTGGTGTTCCAGGTACGGCCGGAACCGGTGGTGAGCGAGGGGCAGCCCCTGGTTGCGGTGGAGGGCCTCGTGGCCACGGACGACCGGGGGGTGGAGGCGGTACGGGGGGTGAGCGTTGTCGTCCACGACCACGAGATCCTGGGGATCGCCGGCGTCCAAGGGAACGGCCAGAAGGAGCTGGTGGAGGCGATCTGCGGCCTCCGGCAGCCCCAAGCCGGCCACGTTTCCGTGGGCGGGCGCGACCTCACCGGGGCCAGCCCCCGGAAGCTCACCCGGGCCGGGTTGGTCCACGTCCCGGAGGACCGGCAGCAGCGGGGCCTCATCCTCCCGTTCACCGTGGCCGAGAACGCCATCCTCGGCCAGGAGTACGACCCCCGCTTCGCTATCGGCCCGTGGGCCCAGGCCCGCCGGAACATCGCCCGCTACGCCCAGGAGCTGGTGGAGCGGTTCTCCATCGCCGCCCCGTCGGTGCGCACCTCGGTGCAAGCCCTGTCCGGGGGGAACCAACAGCGGCTGATCCTGGCCCGGGAGCTCGGGCGCGGGCCACGGGTGGTGGTAGCCGTGCAGCCGACGCGGGGGCTCGATGTCGCGGGGATGGAGTTCGTGTGGAACCAACTTCTCGCCATGCGTCGCCAGGGGTGCGCGGTGCTTTTGGTGTCCATGGACCTGGACGAGGTGATGATGCTCTCGGACCGGATCGCGGTGATGTACCAAGGGGAGGTCGTGGCCGTGGTGCGACGGGGGGAGGCTACCAAGCGCGAGCTGGGGCTGTGGATGCTCAGGGGGAAGGGTGAAGTGGCTTAG
- a CDS encoding ABC transporter permease — protein sequence MKWLREMAPVAGAIALALGVGAIVTALTGYSVPAVYRELVRGAFGGKYQLFQTLTQATPIVFTSLSFVIAFRCGLFNIGAEGQLYVGAFAAAWAGFTLELPPVLHTVVCLLCGAVAGGLWGLVPGWLRARRGANEFVTTMMLSYVAIYLTSWLVSPRGPYHGTQWANQTVRILRSAELPRFMAGAQLSWGIAVGAMVAVLVWYFIFRTPRGYQIRAVGQNPQAAEYGGIDVSRSMILALTLAGALAGLGGAAEILGTHRRFIEFFSPGYGWDGIAGGLIARAHPIAAIFAAILMGALRAGGMAIDRAGVAPADLAAVFQGLVILFVVAPELIRHLKRLGALRRSRVRSEP from the coding sequence GTGAAGTGGCTTAGGGAAATGGCCCCGGTGGCCGGGGCGATCGCCCTCGCCCTGGGGGTAGGAGCTATCGTCACCGCTCTCACCGGCTACTCCGTGCCCGCGGTGTACCGGGAGCTCGTCCGGGGCGCGTTCGGGGGCAAGTACCAGCTGTTCCAGACGTTGACCCAAGCGACCCCGATCGTCTTCACCTCGCTTTCGTTCGTGATCGCGTTTCGTTGTGGCCTGTTCAACATCGGAGCGGAGGGGCAGCTCTACGTGGGCGCGTTCGCCGCGGCGTGGGCTGGGTTCACGTTGGAGCTTCCCCCGGTGCTGCATACCGTGGTGTGCCTGCTGTGTGGCGCCGTGGCCGGAGGATTGTGGGGCCTCGTTCCCGGGTGGCTGCGGGCCCGGCGCGGGGCGAACGAGTTCGTGACCACGATGATGCTCTCCTACGTGGCCATCTACCTCACGAGCTGGCTCGTCTCGCCCCGGGGGCCGTACCACGGCACCCAGTGGGCGAACCAGACGGTGCGCATCCTCCGCAGCGCGGAGCTGCCGCGGTTCATGGCCGGGGCCCAGCTGTCGTGGGGGATCGCGGTGGGGGCCATGGTGGCCGTGCTCGTGTGGTACTTCATCTTTCGTACCCCGCGTGGGTACCAAATCCGGGCGGTGGGGCAGAACCCCCAGGCTGCCGAGTACGGGGGGATCGACGTATCGAGGAGCATGATCCTCGCCCTGACCTTGGCCGGGGCGCTCGCGGGTTTGGGCGGGGCGGCGGAGATCTTGGGCACCCACCGCCGGTTCATCGAGTTCTTCTCGCCGGGATATGGCTGGGACGGGATCGCCGGCGGGCTCATTGCCCGAGCTCACCCCATCGCCGCGATCTTCGCCGCGATCCTGATGGGGGCGCTCAGGGCGGGGGGGATGGCCATTGACCGGGCCGGGGTGGCGCCGGCGGACCTGGCGGCGGTGTTCCAGGGGCTGGTGATCCTGTTCGTGGTGGCCCCGGAGCTCATCCGCCACCTCAAACGGTTGGGTGCGCTAAGGAGGAGCCGTGTCCGTTCTGAGCCTTGA
- a CDS encoding ABC transporter permease, with protein MSVLSLELLVSALRLATPIALVALGETYSERAGVINVGVEGMALAGALTTAIVAYFSGSPTLALVAAIGVGALLGALHAVWSVYLRADHVVSGAAINLLVVGFALFLTRVIWGWRGTSPSAPTLNAWILVGAGLFLIALSQVYIFRTPWGLRLRVVGEHPRAADTAGINVYRTQLIYTVLNGALCGLAGAFLFNNLGRFTDGMVGGRGFIGIAAMVVGNYRPLPALLAAYLFGFVDALQMRLQAYIPSQFSLMLPYILTVVVLAGFLGRTKVPKALGKPYVKERG; from the coding sequence GTGTCCGTTCTGAGCCTTGAACTCCTCGTCTCCGCGCTGCGGCTGGCCACCCCCATTGCCCTGGTGGCCCTGGGGGAGACCTACTCCGAGCGGGCCGGGGTGATCAACGTTGGGGTGGAGGGGATGGCCCTGGCCGGGGCGTTGACCACGGCCATCGTGGCCTACTTCAGTGGGAGCCCTACCTTGGCCCTGGTGGCGGCGATCGGGGTGGGGGCCCTCCTGGGGGCGCTCCACGCCGTCTGGAGCGTGTACCTCAGGGCGGACCACGTGGTGTCCGGCGCGGCCATCAACCTGTTGGTGGTGGGGTTCGCCCTGTTCCTCACCCGGGTCATCTGGGGCTGGCGCGGCACTTCCCCCTCCGCCCCCACCTTGAACGCCTGGATCCTGGTGGGCGCGGGCCTGTTCCTCATCGCCCTTTCTCAGGTCTACATCTTCCGCACCCCGTGGGGCTTGAGGCTGCGGGTGGTGGGTGAGCACCCCCGGGCCGCGGACACCGCGGGGATCAACGTGTACCGGACCCAGCTAATCTACACCGTGCTAAACGGCGCCCTGTGTGGCCTGGCCGGGGCGTTCCTGTTCAACAATCTAGGGAGGTTTACCGACGGCATGGTGGGGGGCCGCGGCTTCATCGGCATCGCGGCGATGGTCGTCGGCAACTACCGGCCCCTTCCCGCCCTTCTCGCCGCGTACCTGTTTGGGTTCGTGGACGCCCTGCAGATGAGGCTTCAGGCGTACATCCCCTCCCAGTTCTCGCTGATGCTCCCTTACATCCTCACTGTGGTGGTGCTGGCCGGGTTCCTGGGCCGAACCAAGGTCCCCAAGGCCCTGGGGAAGCCGTACGTGAAGGAGCGCGGGTGA
- a CDS encoding nucleotidyl transferase AbiEii/AbiGii toxin family protein: MGSRARAEEIVARGTYGAARLRIGSGGRFFLTGGTALAEFYLGHRRSFALDLFTAEEGLVLPFSRLFENQLGDAGFEVRTVRRRASFAEFTVKIGAEEVRVQLAYDSPFRFHPPEEAAFVRVNDFVDLAVDKFLAFFGRAEPRDAVDLFFLLREPELKGLMELARRKDPGFDPYWLAQAFQRVEEFPDEPERWPVEMVASWDPQEIKARFTCLARSILEGIQKGEQG; the protein is encoded by the coding sequence ATGGGGTCCCGTGCTCGCGCGGAGGAAATCGTGGCCCGCGGGACGTACGGAGCCGCCCGACTTCGAATCGGGAGTGGCGGCCGCTTCTTTCTTACCGGTGGCACCGCCCTGGCCGAGTTCTATTTGGGGCACCGACGTTCCTTCGCCTTGGATCTCTTCACCGCAGAGGAGGGGCTTGTCCTGCCTTTCTCGCGCCTTTTCGAAAACCAGCTTGGGGATGCCGGGTTCGAAGTCCGGACGGTACGTCGGCGGGCAAGCTTTGCCGAGTTCACGGTGAAGATAGGGGCTGAGGAGGTGCGCGTACAGCTTGCTTACGATTCACCGTTTCGGTTCCATCCCCCGGAGGAGGCGGCGTTCGTCAGGGTGAACGATTTCGTGGATCTGGCGGTCGACAAGTTCTTGGCCTTTTTCGGCCGCGCCGAGCCCAGGGATGCGGTGGACCTTTTCTTCCTCCTTCGAGAGCCCGAACTCAAAGGGCTGATGGAGTTGGCCCGTCGGAAGGACCCCGGCTTTGATCCCTACTGGCTTGCCCAAGCGTTCCAGCGGGTGGAGGAATTCCCGGATGAGCCCGAGCGATGGCCGGTAGAGATGGTAGCCTCCTGGGATCCCCAGGAAATCAAGGCCCGATTCACTTGCCTTGCCCGTTCCATCCTTGAGGGCATCCAGAAAGGAGAACAAGGGTGA